Proteins from a genomic interval of Helicobacter pylori Shi112:
- a CDS encoding SNF2-related protein yields MATNNLAEESDKVNETQEPLPYVVKTQINTARMISRNPIEWARYLSFERRVHKDNSREDVNFFANGEIKESSRVYEANEKGFERRITKKYDLIDRNKEFFSKEIDILTYKNSLEELKEQGLEIQLTHHHETHKKTLENGNEIAKEYDYLKDIYHEVERTKTGELVRGIIPSISSAEYFKLYNKLPFESINNENTKLNTNNTIKNTIETNASNNIIQNNDNNNPNLSIADLELEQQNLGEQNGKERTNRADEPNRTRAGIPQEIHRRSEHGGQQEGVERSSDEELLHQDSSLFIEPREQGGTRGVYRSSDQQAVSEKSHRERDKLHEHVSRGDGVSARADTRADSNGASSQASRMENGARSEEKGDNPSDERGVSPTPQSPSHQQNSSRDLGLSLSREQPGQTGRLRLFDHGQMGSLFPTDHENQRSKNDNELDRSSNRTNENGDKSPRQNGSANQESARSERYGIAQGSSSQSVLPLAQSRLHHAGLSTPNGLGNLEEDRDQERGLLSNLDHLESLLNAIRNNTIASEPDFRTRLLEAIQNNEPLKDSIVGMQLLKDPTTKIFYDKFQLKISPKKVLEILENRIKKSIETANETLNAFNALDSQAIDGNAISNSVGLNPTQESGITDNSVELNNAQEQTAQEQDTQENAQTTIKQETPTAPAIPLNPKIDFKPSEEVLIKGAKTRYKANIKAIELLKELQAKQEILKGDYYATQEEQKILAQFSGWGGLESYFKKDQRPEEFKELNALLTKDEFRRAYSSTRDAYYTPKLVIDSIYQGLDQLGFNNDNHQKEIFEPSLGTGKFIAHAPSDKNYRFMGTELDPISANISKFLYPNQVINNTALENHQFYQEYDAFVGNPPYGSHKIYSSNDKELSNESVHNYFLGKAIKELKDDGIGAFVVSSWFMDGKNPKMREHIAQNTTFLGAIRLPNSVFKATGAEVSSDIVFFKKGVDGATNQSFTKAMPYYDKIIDSLDNDTLFALQNNRFDSFTPSDQLKIVNAIASHFGFKQEKLQRWYEKIDTANFGYREQDYKIIKGFIDKVGENNINLNEQTLNEYFIHHPENILGHLSLEKTRYSFEINGEQIYKYELQALEDKSLDLSQALHQAIEKLPKDVYQYHKTTFKTDALIIDANNERYQEVQKLIKNLERGELVKWDNLYFQLEQNNERGIFLKPTKINSKVQDSRLKAYFKIKDALNDLTSAELSPLSSDLELESKRVRLNLVYDEFVKKFGYLNENKNRKDIKQDLYGAKVLGLEKDFEKEITPRSAKMQNIEPRQAQAKKAQIFFERTLNPKKELIITNAKEALIASINQKGGLNLHFIRDHFATQSLETTIKELLEQKLIYKDHKDNGDYVLANDYLSGNVKRKLKEVKEAINQGVEGLEANVKDLELIIPKDLKATEIMANINSPWIPTQYLEEFLIELAANHYEKQYGDKMTDYQLGNLKEGIKVEHLSGAYEVLVRNNELNELYGIRHKDKPHSYKAPFESLLIKVLNNKDLSVKYAQVDPNDPKKEIFITDEEQSNLARQKAEELKEAFKDWIYKDYTRRTHLEQIYNDTFNNSVLKTYDGSQLELEGFNHHISLRPHQKNAIFRTIQDRAVCLDHQVGAGKTLCAIASCMEQKRMGLVNKTLIAVPNHLTKQWGDEFYKAYPNANVLVVDSKDITEKERELLFNQIANNNYDAVIIAHTHLELLSNPRGIIEELKEEELVNAEKNFERQELAYKNNPRETKKPNERAFKSKLDKIRAKYDAILEKQGSHIDISQMGIDNLIVDEAHLFKNLAFETSMEKIAGLGNQQGSNRARDLLIKTRYLHQNNKKIMFLTGTPIANSLSEMYHLQRYLTPDVLEERGLEFFDDWAKTYGEVVNDFELDTSAQSYKMVNRFSKFSDVQGLSTMYRAFADIVSNDDILKHNPHFVPKVYGDKPINVVVKRSQEVAQFIGVADENGKYNEGSIIDRMQKCEGKKSKKGQDNILSCTTDARKVALDYRLIDPNAKVEKEFSKSYAMAKNIYENYLETNATKGTQLGFIGLSTPKTHSQKVSLEALDNAHEIENKNPLDEAQELLESLSSYDENGNLIAPSKKELENELKEKEAKSVNLDEELAKGCKFDVYSDVLRHLVQMGIPQNEIAFIHDAKTEEQKQDLFKKINRGGVRVLLGSPAKMGVGTNVQERLVAMHELDCPWRPDELLQMEGRGIRQGNILHQNDPENFRMKIYRYATEKTYDSRMWQIIETKSKGIEQFRNAHKLGLNELEDFNMGSSNASEMKAEATGNPLIIEEVKLRAEIKNEEAKYKAFNKENYFNEENLKNNSSKLDYLKQELKDLETLQSSVMIPTHTEIKLYDLKNEESKDYELIKVKEVEPLKENASMSEELTHKKLKEQNKQIAEQNKEKLDAIKKQFASNLNDLFFNEERDCKLLEYKGFVVNAYKTKYQVEFSLNPKDNPNIAYSPSNMVYKNDTANMFSSYNFCGEIKFDGFLKRLDNAITKLPEKIKELENSIKITQENIAKYTRLVEQKPPYPRLEYLQALKWDHKTLIDDLAKMSKDRDYKPVFNPKSQEVLEKMNAEKRASLENEGKEMTEIKNSNKEQEIKRDIKSDDEVRQHIEQVIEKEIEKGTENISSSELITTNNIDYYENEEVEIIKSRGRR; encoded by the coding sequence ATTGCAACAAACAATCTTGCTGAAGAATCAGACAAGGTCAATGAAACACAAGAGCCACTCCCTTATGTCGTAAAAACTCAAATCAATACAGCAAGAATGATTTCTAGAAATCCTATTGAATGGGCAAGGTATTTAAGCTTTGAAAGACGAGTGCATAAGGATAATAGTAGAGAAGATGTCAATTTCTTTGCTAATGGTGAGATAAAAGAAAGTTCTCGTGTTTATGAAGCGAATGAGAAAGGGTTTGAAAGGCGTATAACTAAAAAATACGATCTGATTGATAGAAATAAAGAATTTTTTTCAAAAGAAATTGACATTTTAACCTACAAAAACAGCTTAGAAGAATTGAAAGAGCAAGGTTTAGAAATCCAATTGACCCACCACCATGAAACGCATAAGAAAACCTTAGAAAATGGCAATGAAATCGCTAAAGAATACGACTATCTTAAAGATATTTATCACGAAGTAGAAAGAACAAAAACTGGTGAATTGGTAAGAGGAATAATCCCTAGTATTTCTAGCGCTGAGTATTTTAAGCTCTATAACAAACTGCCTTTTGAATCCATAAACAATGAAAATACCAAACTGAATACTAATAACACTATTAAAAATACAATAGAGACTAATGCTTCTAACAATATTATTCAAAATAATGATAATAATAATCCAAATTTAAGCATTGCTGATTTAGAATTAGAGCAACAGAATTTAGGAGAACAAAATGGAAAAGAAAGAACAAATCGCGCAGATGAGCCGAATAGAACTAGAGCAGGAATTCCGCAAGAAATTCACCGCAGAAGCGAACATGGAGGACAGCAAGAGGGAGTGGAGCGATCGAGTGATGAAGAACTTTTACACCAAGACTCTAGTTTATTTATTGAGCCTAGAGAGCAGGGAGGAACAAGAGGAGTTTATAGATCTAGCGACCAACAGGCAGTTTCAGAAAAATCCCATAGAGAGAGAGATAAACTACATGAACATGTATCTAGAGGAGATGGAGTATCAGCAAGAGCAGATACAAGAGCAGATAGCAATGGAGCATCAAGTCAAGCAAGCCGAATGGAAAATGGAGCAAGAAGCGAAGAAAAGGGGGATAATCCCAGCGATGAGAGAGGAGTATCACCCACACCGCAATCCCCATCTCATCAACAAAATAGCTCCAGAGATTTGGGGCTTTCTCTCTCTAGAGAACAGCCAGGACAGACTGGACGCTTACGCCTTTTTGATCATGGACAGATGGGCTCATTATTTCCCACAGACCATGAAAACCAAAGATCAAAGAACGATAATGAGCTTGATAGAAGCAGTAATAGAACAAACGAAAATGGAGACAAAAGCCCTAGACAGAATGGAAGCGCAAATCAAGAGAGCGCAAGGAGTGAGCGATATGGAATTGCTCAAGGAAGCTCAAGTCAATCAGTATTACCACTTGCTCAAAGCCGATTACATCATGCAGGACTCAGCACACCAAATGGACTTGGAAACCTTGAAGAAGACAGGGATCAAGAGAGAGGACTTTTATCAAATTTAGACCATTTAGAAAGCCTGCTTAACGCTATTAGAAACAACACCATAGCGAGTGAGCCTGACTTTAGAACTAGGCTCTTAGAAGCCATTCAAAACAACGAGCCTTTAAAAGATAGCATTGTAGGGATGCAGCTCCTTAAAGACCCTACGACTAAAATCTTTTATGACAAATTCCAATTAAAAATCAGCCCTAAAAAAGTATTAGAGATTTTAGAAAATCGCATTAAAAAATCCATTGAAACAGCGAATGAAACGCTAAACGCATTCAACGCGCTGGATAGTCAAGCCATTGATGGAAACGCTATTTCTAATAGTGTAGGATTAAATCCCACACAAGAGAGTGGGATAACAGACAATAGCGTAGAGTTAAATAACGCTCAAGAACAAACCGCGCAAGAGCAAGACACGCAAGAAAACGCGCAAACCACGATAAAACAAGAAACACCAACCGCACCAGCCATCCCCCTTAATCCTAAAATAGATTTTAAACCGAGCGAAGAAGTTTTAATTAAGGGAGCTAAAACTCGCTACAAGGCTAACATAAAAGCCATTGAGCTTTTAAAAGAATTGCAAGCCAAACAAGAGATCTTAAAAGGCGATTATTACGCCACTCAAGAAGAGCAAAAAATCCTAGCGCAATTTAGCGGATGGGGTGGGTTAGAAAGCTACTTTAAAAAGGATCAACGCCCTGAAGAATTTAAGGAATTAAACGCCTTACTCACTAAAGATGAATTCAGAAGAGCTTATTCAAGCACAAGAGACGCTTACTACACCCCTAAATTAGTTATTGATAGCATTTATCAGGGATTAGATCAATTAGGGTTTAATAACGACAACCATCAAAAAGAAATCTTTGAACCCAGTTTAGGCACAGGCAAATTCATCGCTCATGCGCCAAGCGATAAGAATTACCGCTTTATGGGAACAGAATTAGATCCTATTAGCGCTAATATTTCTAAATTCCTTTACCCTAATCAAGTCATCAACAACACCGCTTTAGAAAACCACCAATTCTATCAAGAATACGATGCGTTTGTGGGCAATCCTCCTTATGGCAGTCATAAAATCTATAGCTCCAATGACAAAGAATTGAGTAACGAGAGCGTTCATAATTACTTTTTAGGGAAAGCTATCAAAGAATTGAAAGATGATGGCATAGGAGCGTTTGTGGTGAGTTCTTGGTTTATGGATGGTAAAAACCCTAAAATGAGAGAACACATCGCGCAAAACACCACTTTTTTAGGAGCGATAAGATTGCCTAATAGCGTGTTTAAAGCAACAGGCGCTGAAGTGAGTAGCGACATTGTGTTTTTTAAAAAAGGCGTTGATGGAGCAACCAATCAAAGCTTCACTAAAGCTATGCCTTATTATGACAAGATCATTGATAGCTTGGATAATGACACCCTTTTTGCCTTGCAAAACAACCGCTTTGATAGTTTTACTCCTAGCGATCAACTTAAGATTGTCAATGCGATTGCAAGCCATTTTGGTTTCAAACAAGAAAAATTGCAACGCTGGTATGAAAAAATAGACACCGCTAACTTTGGCTACAGAGAACAAGACTATAAGATCATCAAAGGCTTCATTGATAAAGTTGGCGAGAATAATATCAATCTCAACGAACAAACCTTAAATGAATACTTTATCCACCACCCTGAAAACATTCTAGGGCATTTGAGTTTGGAAAAAACCCGCTATAGCTTTGAAATAAATGGCGAACAAATTTACAAATACGAGTTGCAAGCTTTAGAGGATAAAAGCTTAGACTTATCCCAAGCTCTTCATCAAGCGATAGAAAAATTGCCTAAAGATGTCTATCAATACCATAAGACTACCTTTAAAACAGACGCTCTCATTATTGATGCAAATAACGAACGCTATCAAGAAGTTCAAAAGCTTATCAAAAATTTAGAAAGGGGGGAATTAGTCAAGTGGGATAATCTTTATTTCCAACTAGAACAAAATAATGAAAGGGGCATTTTTTTAAAACCCACTAAAATCAACTCTAAAGTCCAAGATTCACGACTAAAAGCCTATTTTAAAATTAAAGACGCTTTGAATGATTTAACGAGTGCAGAATTAAGCCCCTTAAGCTCTGATTTGGAGCTAGAAAGTAAAAGAGTTAGGCTCAATCTTGTTTATGATGAATTTGTCAAGAAATTTGGCTATCTCAATGAGAATAAAAATCGTAAGGATATCAAACAAGATTTGTATGGCGCTAAAGTCTTAGGATTAGAAAAAGACTTTGAAAAAGAAATCACCCCTAGAAGCGCCAAAATGCAAAACATAGAGCCAAGGCAAGCTCAAGCTAAAAAAGCTCAAATCTTTTTTGAAAGGACTTTAAACCCTAAAAAAGAACTTATTATCACTAACGCCAAAGAGGCATTAATTGCAAGCATCAATCAAAAAGGGGGTTTAAATTTGCATTTCATTAGAGATCATTTCGCAACCCAAAGCTTAGAAACCACGATTAAAGAACTTTTAGAGCAAAAACTTATTTATAAAGACCACAAGGATAATGGCGACTATGTTTTAGCGAACGATTATTTGAGCGGCAATGTGAAAAGAAAACTCAAAGAAGTTAAAGAAGCCATCAATCAAGGCGTGGAGGGATTAGAGGCTAATGTGAAAGATCTAGAGCTGATTATCCCTAAAGATTTGAAAGCCACTGAAATCATGGCTAATATCAACAGCCCTTGGATACCCACTCAGTATTTAGAAGAGTTTTTAATAGAATTAGCCGCTAACCATTATGAAAAGCAATACGGCGATAAAATGACAGATTACCAACTAGGCAATCTCAAAGAAGGCATCAAAGTAGAACACCTAAGCGGTGCTTATGAAGTTTTGGTTAGAAACAATGAATTAAACGAGCTTTATGGTATTAGGCATAAAGACAAACCGCATTCTTATAAAGCGCCTTTTGAAAGCCTTTTAATAAAAGTCTTAAACAACAAGGATTTGAGCGTTAAATACGCCCAAGTTGATCCTAATGACCCTAAAAAAGAAATCTTTATCACTGATGAAGAGCAAAGCAATCTCGCTAGACAAAAAGCAGAAGAATTGAAAGAAGCTTTTAAAGACTGGATTTATAAGGATTATACAAGAAGAACCCATTTAGAGCAAATCTATAATGACACTTTCAACAATTCTGTTTTAAAAACCTATGATGGCTCGCAATTAGAACTAGAGGGCTTTAACCACCATATCAGCTTGCGCCCCCACCAAAAGAACGCTATTTTTAGAACCATCCAAGACAGGGCGGTGTGTTTAGACCATCAGGTTGGAGCAGGCAAGACTTTGTGCGCTATAGCCAGTTGCATGGAACAAAAACGCATGGGGTTAGTGAATAAAACGCTCATTGCCGTGCCTAACCATTTAACCAAGCAATGGGGCGATGAATTTTATAAGGCTTACCCTAACGCTAATGTGTTAGTTGTTGATAGCAAGGACATCACTGAAAAAGAAAGAGAGCTTTTATTCAATCAAATCGCTAACAACAATTATGACGCTGTGATTATCGCGCACACCCATTTGGAATTATTGTCTAACCCTAGAGGAATCATAGAAGAATTGAAAGAAGAAGAACTAGTGAATGCCGAAAAAAACTTTGAAAGGCAAGAACTGGCTTATAAAAATAACCCTAGAGAAACTAAAAAACCCAATGAAAGAGCCTTTAAAAGCAAGCTGGATAAAATCCGTGCTAAATACGATGCGATTTTAGAAAAACAAGGCTCTCATATTGATATTAGTCAAATGGGGATTGACAATTTGATTGTGGATGAAGCCCACTTATTCAAAAATCTAGCCTTTGAAACTTCTATGGAAAAAATTGCAGGGCTTGGTAACCAACAAGGCTCTAATCGCGCCAGAGATTTGTTGATTAAAACGCGCTACTTGCATCAAAACAATAAGAAAATCATGTTTTTAACCGGCACGCCTATAGCTAATTCCTTGAGTGAAATGTATCACTTGCAACGCTACCTGACCCCTGATGTGTTGGAAGAAAGAGGGTTAGAATTCTTTGATGATTGGGCTAAGACTTATGGGGAAGTGGTGAATGATTTTGAATTAGACACTTCCGCTCAAAGTTATAAAATGGTTAATCGCTTTTCTAAATTTAGCGATGTGCAAGGCTTAAGCACCATGTATAGAGCTTTTGCGGATATTGTCTCCAATGATGATATTTTAAAGCATAACCCCCACTTTGTGCCTAAAGTGTATGGGGATAAACCTATCAATGTGGTGGTGAAAAGAAGCCAAGAAGTGGCTCAATTTATTGGCGTGGCTGATGAAAATGGCAAATATAATGAAGGCTCTATCATTGATAGGATGCAAAAATGCGAGGGCAAGAAAAGCAAAAAAGGGCAAGACAATATCCTTTCTTGCACCACAGACGCTAGAAAAGTGGCTCTGGATTACCGCTTGATTGACCCTAACGCTAAAGTAGAAAAAGAATTTTCTAAAAGCTATGCTATGGCAAAAAATATCTATGAGAATTATTTAGAAACTAATGCCACTAAAGGCACACAACTTGGTTTCATAGGTCTATCCACACCCAAAACCCATAGCCAAAAAGTGAGTTTAGAAGCGCTAGATAACGCTCATGAGATAGAAAATAAAAATCCCCTAGATGAAGCTCAAGAACTTTTAGAGAGCTTGTCTAGTTATGATGAAAATGGCAATCTTATCGCTCCTAGCAAGAAAGAATTAGAGAACGAGCTCAAAGAGAAAGAGGCTAAAAGCGTCAATTTAGATGAAGAGCTAGCTAAAGGCTGTAAGTTTGATGTTTATAGCGATGTTTTAAGGCATTTAGTCCAAATGGGTATCCCACAAAATGAAATCGCTTTCATCCATGACGCTAAAACCGAAGAGCAAAAACAGGATTTGTTTAAAAAGATTAATCGTGGCGGAGTCAGGGTATTATTGGGCAGTCCCGCTAAAATGGGCGTAGGCACTAATGTGCAAGAAAGATTAGTCGCTATGCATGAATTAGATTGCCCATGGAGACCTGATGAATTGTTGCAAATGGAAGGGCGTGGGATAAGACAAGGCAATATTTTGCACCAAAACGATCCTGAAAATTTTAGAATGAAAATCTATCGCTACGCCACTGAAAAAACTTATGATAGCCGTATGTGGCAAATCATAGAGACTAAATCTAAAGGCATAGAGCAATTTAGAAACGCGCACAAATTAGGCTTGAATGAATTAGAAGACTTTAACATGGGGAGTTCTAATGCGAGTGAGATGAAAGCAGAAGCAACAGGTAATCCCTTAATTATTGAAGAAGTCAAATTGAGAGCTGAAATCAAAAACGAAGAAGCAAAATACAAAGCTTTCAATAAAGAAAATTACTTCAATGAAGAGAATTTGAAAAACAACTCCTCTAAATTGGATTATCTTAAACAGGAATTGAAAGATTTAGAAACGCTTCAAAGCTCTGTAATGATCCCCACTCATACAGAGATCAAGCTCTATGATTTGAAAAATGAAGAGAGTAAGGATTATGAGCTTATCAAAGTTAAAGAAGTAGAGCCTTTAAAAGAAAACGCCTCTATGAGTGAAGAATTAACGCACAAAAAACTCAAAGAACAAAACAAGCAAATAGCCGAACAAAATAAAGAAAAGCTAGATGCTATTAAAAAGCAATTTGCAAGCAATTTGAACGACTTGTTTTTCAATGAGGAAAGAGATTGTAAGCTTTTAGAATACAAGGGCTTTGTGGTGAATGCTTATAAAACTAAGTATCAAGTGGAGTTTAGTTTAAACCCTAAAGACAATCCAAATATTGCCTATAGCCCTAGCAATATGGTTTATAAAAACGATACTGCCAACATGTTTAGCTCTTATAATTTCTGCGGCGAGATTAAATTTGATGGGTTTTTAAAAAGATTGGATAACGCTATCACTAAACTCCCTGAAAAAATCAAGGAATTAGAAAACTCCATTAAAATCACTCAAGAAAATATCGCTAAATACACAAGATTAGTGGAACAAAAACCTCCTTACCCACGACTAGAATACTTGCAAGCTTTAAAATGGGATCATAAAACTCTAATAGATGATTTAGCTAAAATGAGCAAAGACAGAGATTATAAGCCTGTGTTCAACCCTAAATCTCAAGAAGTCTTAGAGAAAATGAACGCTGAAAAAAGAGCGAGTTTAGAGAATGAGGGTAAAGAAATGACTGAAATTAAAAACAGCAATAAAGAGCAAGAGATTAAGAGAGATATAAAGAGCGATGATGAAGTAAGACAACATATAGAGCAAGTGATTGAGAAAGAAATAGAAAAAGGCACTGAAAATATTTCTTCTAGTGAGCTTATAACCACTAACAATATTGATTACTACGAGAACGAAGAAGTAGAAATCATTAAATCAAGGGGTAGAAGATGA